From the bacterium genome, one window contains:
- a CDS encoding CoA-binding protein translates to MSNLQCSLPTPAPEAARALAGIQTIAIVGLSPKPTRPSHQIGVYLKAKGYTIIPIRPAIQKLLEEPVYPSLAAYGKPVDVVNIFRRAEAVPELVDEAIRIGCKVIWMQEGICHEHAAEKARQAGIAVVQNKCIMKVMESLA, encoded by the coding sequence ATGAGTAATCTACAATGCAGCCTGCCAACGCCTGCACCGGAAGCGGCGCGGGCGTTGGCGGGCATCCAGACGATTGCCATTGTCGGGCTTTCACCCAAACCCACACGACCTTCGCATCAAATTGGTGTCTACTTAAAAGCCAAGGGATATACGATTATCCCGATCCGTCCGGCAATTCAGAAATTGCTGGAGGAACCGGTCTATCCTTCTTTAGCAGCGTATGGCAAGCCGGTTGATGTGGTGAATATTTTTCGGCGTGCGGAGGCGGTCCCGGAGCTGGTGGATGAGGCCATCCGGATTGGGTGCAAGGTGATTTGGATGCAAGAAGGTATCTGCCATGAACACGCTGCGGAAAAAGCCAGACAAGCTGGTATCGCGGTAGTCCAGAATAAGTGCATCATGAAAGTCATGGAAAGCCTGGCCTAA
- the trxA gene encoding thioredoxin, with product MAIQVSSQAFAEEVEKSDKPVVADFYADWCGPCKMITPIMEEILQERSDLKIVKINVDEAQDLAQRFGVMSIPTISLFKDGKVIANWVGLRPKPVLLKEIDEALAK from the coding sequence ATGGCCATTCAGGTAAGCTCACAGGCATTTGCAGAGGAAGTAGAGAAGTCGGACAAACCGGTGGTTGCAGATTTTTATGCGGACTGGTGCGGTCCCTGCAAAATGATTACGCCGATCATGGAGGAAATTTTACAGGAACGCAGTGATTTGAAAATTGTAAAAATCAATGTTGATGAGGCACAGGATCTGGCGCAGCGTTTTGGCGTGATGAGTATTCCGACGATTTCATTGTTTAAAGACGGAAAAGTGATTGCCAACTGGGTTGGATTGCGTCCCAAACCGGTATTGCTAAAAGAAATTGATGAAGCACTGGCAAAATAA
- a CDS encoding response regulator: MPKLLIIEDQPALRETLCMALEQPDVKIRCAKDAEGGFLHALKWRPDVVITDYALPGMDGIELIKKIVMRKDKPLTPTPCVRSSGISPGARGSVGRRKPRIIMLSARMDDVLEQKALELGADRCMGKPFDLLILRMLVAELMRKNRTVDKTG; this comes from the coding sequence ATGCCCAAGCTCCTGATTATCGAAGATCAACCTGCGCTCCGTGAAACACTGTGCATGGCATTAGAGCAGCCGGACGTGAAAATTCGCTGTGCCAAAGATGCGGAAGGGGGATTTTTGCATGCCCTGAAATGGCGGCCGGATGTGGTGATTACAGATTACGCATTGCCGGGGATGGATGGGATTGAATTGATAAAAAAAATTGTAATGAGAAAAGATAAGCCTCTCACCCCGACCCCTTGTGTCCGTAGTTCGGGGATCTCTCCAGGGGCGAGAGGGAGTGTTGGTCGGAGAAAGCCCCGCATCATTATGCTATCAGCGCGGATGGATGACGTATTGGAACAAAAGGCCTTGGAGCTCGGCGCAGACCGGTGCATGGGCAAGCCGTTTGATTTGTTGATACTTAGGATGTTGGTTGCGGAATTGATGAGGAAAAATCGGACAGTTGACAAGACAGGTTAG
- a CDS encoding helix-turn-helix domain-containing protein — protein MTKTQTKVVKNIRKLLTQRGISAEKLAFEIDMSKSYLYAFMAGKKGITLESLERIAEGLDIDIKNFFE, from the coding sequence ATGACAAAAACCCAAACCAAAGTGGTCAAAAATATTCGCAAACTTTTAACCCAACGCGGCATCTCAGCCGAAAAACTTGCCTTTGAAATCGATATGAGTAAGAGCTATCTATATGCCTTTATGGCTGGTAAAAAAGGGATTACCCTGGAGAGTCTCGAAAGAATCGCCGAAGGGCTGGATATCGATATAAAAAACTTTTTTGAATAA
- a CDS encoding metalloregulator ArsR/SmtB family transcription factor: MINKISDKNNYLEMSQILRSIGHPIRLQMLMGLCGSECNVNKVWRQLGISQPLASQHLIKMRKAGLVASTRKGKQICYSVTDERVRSILTYMCDLFGVTEQKKTTKEK, encoded by the coding sequence ATGATAAATAAGATAAGTGATAAAAATAATTATTTGGAAATGTCGCAGATTCTCAGGTCAATTGGTCATCCGATTCGGTTACAGATGCTTATGGGGCTATGCGGCAGCGAATGCAATGTCAACAAGGTTTGGCGGCAATTAGGGATTAGTCAACCGCTGGCATCCCAGCATTTGATTAAAATGCGCAAAGCAGGATTGGTGGCGTCAACCCGTAAGGGCAAGCAGATCTGCTACAGCGTGACGGACGAACGTGTCCGGTCGATTCTGACATATATGTGCGATTTATTTGGTGTCACCGAACAAAAAAAAACAACAAAGGAGAAATGA
- a CDS encoding TlpA family protein disulfide reductase yields the protein MMRKISAGIGIILATVLIAGCQGAAENAKAGGKIGASAKDSVVMTTDKTVFPDFSVKNFAGNDIALKDYRGKIVILDLFATWCPPCRKEIPHFIELQNEYKDDLAVIGLSYDQAPLKKVQAFADEMKINYDLFWGSQEIAAYVGLRGIPHTLVIDQTGKIIQSYVGYRDKSVFENDIKSLLAEKTGNE from the coding sequence ATGATGAGAAAAATATCAGCAGGAATTGGAATTATTTTAGCGACCGTATTGATTGCCGGTTGTCAAGGCGCGGCGGAAAATGCCAAGGCCGGTGGGAAAATAGGTGCGTCGGCAAAAGACTCGGTCGTGATGACGACCGATAAGACGGTTTTTCCTGATTTTTCAGTTAAAAATTTTGCGGGCAATGACATAGCACTTAAAGATTATCGCGGTAAAATTGTGATTCTTGATTTATTTGCCACCTGGTGCCCGCCCTGTCGCAAGGAGATTCCTCATTTTATAGAGTTGCAAAATGAGTACAAAGATGATCTGGCGGTCATCGGGCTATCGTATGATCAAGCCCCGTTAAAAAAGGTACAGGCATTTGCAGACGAGATGAAAATTAATTATGATCTTTTTTGGGGGAGTCAGGAAATTGCCGCTTATGTCGGTCTGCGTGGGATTCCCCATACCCTGGTGATTGATCAGACTGGGAAGATCATTCAATCCTATGTCGGGTACCGGGATAAAAGTGTTTTTGAGAATGATATCAAATCATTGCTGGCTGAAAAAACCGGCAATGAGTAA
- a CDS encoding Hsp20/alpha crystallin family protein, whose protein sequence is MTLVKWNPYRTLNNLEKELNHFLGDYTGSFNHENKSDWQPSTQIVEKKNAFDVALELPGVNKEDVTINLKGDVLTIQGEKKSEKPAEQEKYDICERQFGSFARSFTLPKTADPTGIQAAFNNGILSITIPKAEQAQPKNIKIQ, encoded by the coding sequence ATGACACTCGTCAAATGGAATCCGTACAGAACATTAAATAATTTGGAAAAGGAGCTTAACCACTTCTTGGGTGACTACACCGGTAGTTTTAACCACGAAAACAAATCCGATTGGCAGCCGTCAACCCAAATCGTTGAGAAGAAAAATGCTTTTGACGTGGCGCTTGAGCTTCCCGGTGTGAACAAAGAGGATGTCACGATTAACCTGAAAGGAGATGTATTAACTATTCAGGGTGAAAAAAAATCTGAAAAACCGGCTGAGCAGGAGAAATATGATATCTGCGAAAGGCAATTCGGCAGCTTTGCCCGCAGCTTCACCCTGCCCAAAACAGCTGACCCAACAGGAATCCAAGCTGCTTTTAACAACGGAATCCTGAGCATCACCATTCCCAAGGCTGAACAGGCACAACCAAAGAATATCAAAATTCAATAA
- a CDS encoding DUF6132 family protein, whose translation MVVGAGIGYGLHRLIGCSSGACPIWSSPVYAMLYGAGLGALIAG comes from the coding sequence ATGGTTGTTGGAGCCGGCATTGGCTACGGGCTGCACCGTCTGATCGGATGTTCAAGCGGCGCTTGCCCAATATGGAGTTCCCCGGTTTATGCCATGCTTTATGGTGCAGGTTTGGGTGCGCTGATCGCCGGCTGA